In one Nocardia tengchongensis genomic region, the following are encoded:
- a CDS encoding zinc-binding dehydrogenase yields the protein MSIPATMRALRQDSLRGPQDMRLITDAPVPNPGRCEVLVRVTAAGVNFADLSKSHGVFRDGPRPPYLAGFEAAGEVVALGEAVTGPVPGTRVAGIGEGAFAEYLVLPAASAVPVPAGWTAQQALGLLVNWPTALAALKLGRLEAGQTMLIPAAAGATGQAAVILAKHYGARVIGTASPAKHATVRGLGADHVLDSRATDLAAEVLRLTDSAGADLVLESAGGSAFEASLAAAKRVTGRVVVYGLAGGEAPITNWELVYKHQVHLIGLNIGVLIQAAPQLFGELMGELFALIAAGVVAPGASTAYDLADGPKVLAELEARATVGKLALLP from the coding sequence ATGAGCATTCCCGCCACCATGCGCGCACTGCGGCAGGACTCCCTGCGCGGCCCCCAGGACATGCGCCTGATCACCGATGCACCGGTCCCTAACCCTGGCCGATGCGAGGTCCTCGTCCGTGTCACCGCTGCCGGAGTCAACTTCGCCGATCTGTCGAAGTCGCACGGCGTCTTCCGGGACGGACCGCGACCGCCCTATCTCGCGGGCTTCGAAGCCGCCGGTGAAGTCGTCGCGCTCGGCGAGGCGGTGACCGGACCCGTGCCCGGGACCCGTGTGGCCGGAATCGGCGAGGGAGCGTTCGCCGAATACCTGGTCCTGCCCGCCGCCTCGGCGGTCCCGGTGCCTGCCGGCTGGACCGCCCAGCAGGCGCTCGGCCTGCTGGTGAACTGGCCGACCGCGCTGGCCGCACTGAAGCTCGGCAGGCTCGAGGCGGGGCAAACCATGCTGATCCCCGCGGCCGCGGGCGCGACCGGACAGGCCGCGGTGATCCTGGCCAAACACTACGGAGCGAGGGTCATCGGCACCGCGTCCCCTGCTAAACACGCGACCGTCCGGGGGTTGGGTGCCGACCACGTACTCGATTCCCGCGCAACCGATCTCGCCGCCGAGGTCTTGCGGCTGACCGATAGCGCCGGTGCGGATCTGGTGCTGGAGTCCGCGGGCGGTTCCGCCTTCGAGGCCAGTCTGGCTGCGGCCAAACGGGTCACCGGCCGGGTCGTCGTCTACGGCCTGGCGGGCGGCGAGGCCCCGATCACCAACTGGGAGCTGGTCTACAAGCATCAGGTGCACCTGATCGGGCTCAATATCGGGGTGCTGATCCAGGCGGCCCCACAGCTGTTCGGCGAGCTCATGGGAGAGCTGTTCGCACTCATCGCCGCCGGCGTGGTGGCACCGGGGGCGAGCACCGCCTACGACTTGGCCGATGGCCCCAAAGTGCTCGCCGAGCTGGAGGCCAGAGCCACCGTGGGCAAGCTGGCCCTGCTCCCCTAG
- a CDS encoding glycosyltransferase produces MRIVQLANFYGPRSGGLRTALHHLGAGYAAAGHEVVLVVPGPRRAEEVLATGVLRITLPAPEIPWTGGYRAADPRRVADTLSGLRPDVLEVSDRLTLRGFGRWARRRDIAGVMISHERLDRLLGQVLPGPLARRAADAANRRTAATYDVVVCTTEFAREEFQRIDAANVELVPLGVDLDMFRPDRHDHRLRTDLGADDYPLLVHCGRLSVEKRVDRSIAAVGALRRRGLDARLVVAGDGPRREALERRARTIPPLPDGRPTVHFTGFIDDRTTLATLLATADVSLAPGPHETFGLAALEALAAGTPVVVSRSSALADIITAEAGAVAADHPRAFATAVTDVLARPRAERRRAARHRAEQFTWPAAVSGMLDLLGPS; encoded by the coding sequence GTGCGCATCGTTCAGCTGGCGAACTTCTACGGTCCGCGCTCGGGTGGGTTGCGAACCGCACTGCATCACCTCGGCGCGGGCTACGCGGCCGCCGGACACGAGGTGGTGCTGGTGGTGCCCGGCCCGCGGCGCGCGGAGGAGGTGCTGGCCACCGGCGTCCTGCGGATCACCCTGCCCGCGCCGGAGATTCCGTGGACGGGCGGCTATCGCGCCGCGGATCCGCGCCGCGTCGCCGACACCCTGTCGGGTTTGCGCCCGGACGTGCTGGAGGTGTCGGACCGGTTGACGCTGCGCGGTTTCGGCCGCTGGGCGCGCCGTCGCGACATCGCGGGGGTGATGATCTCCCACGAACGCCTCGACCGGCTGCTGGGTCAGGTGCTGCCCGGCCCGCTGGCCCGCCGCGCCGCCGACGCCGCCAACCGGCGCACCGCCGCCACCTACGACGTGGTCGTGTGCACCACCGAGTTCGCGCGCGAGGAATTCCAGCGCATCGACGCCGCCAATGTCGAACTGGTCCCCCTCGGGGTGGACCTGGACATGTTCCGGCCCGACCGCCACGACCACCGCCTGCGCACCGATCTGGGCGCCGACGACTACCCGTTGCTGGTGCACTGCGGCCGGCTCTCGGTCGAGAAGCGCGTGGACCGCAGCATCGCCGCGGTCGGGGCGCTGCGCCGCCGGGGCCTGGACGCCCGTCTGGTCGTCGCGGGTGACGGCCCCCGCCGCGAAGCCCTCGAGCGGCGCGCCCGCACCATCCCGCCGCTGCCCGACGGCCGCCCCACCGTCCACTTCACCGGATTCATCGATGACCGGACAACATTGGCGACCCTGCTGGCCACCGCCGATGTCTCGCTGGCGCCGGGCCCGCACGAGACCTTCGGGCTGGCCGCCCTGGAAGCCCTCGCCGCCGGCACCCCGGTCGTGGTGAGCCGCTCCTCGGCGCTGGCCGACATCATCACCGCCGAAGCGGGCGCGGTGGCCGCCGACCATCCGCGCGCTTTCGCCACCGCCGTCACCGACGTCCTGGCGCGCCCGCGTGCCGAACGCCGCCGCGCCGCCCGCCACCGGGCCGAGCAATTCACCTGGCCCGCAGCGGTTTCCGGGATGCTCGACCTACTCGGGCCAAGCTAA